In Sciurus carolinensis chromosome 16, mSciCar1.2, whole genome shotgun sequence, the genomic window TAATACTTAGTGCAGtttaaatgctatgtaaatcGGTGTTATACTGTATAGACATAATAATGacaaaagtctgtacatgttcaatacagatacattttttttctgaacatatttgatctatggttggttgaatcctTGGATGTAAAACATTCACATTTAtgctgggcacacacctgtaatcccagatacctgggaggctaaggcaggaggatcaatagttcaaggccagccttagcaacttagtgagactgtctcaaaaaataaaaaggagtgagaGCAACCCCTACTGAGTCCCTTCTTGCCCTGCAGGAGTCCTGTctcttctcacttgaataaatcctactctttttATGCTCAAAAAAGTATGGGGGGGGGGgcagctggggaggtagctcaattggtagagtgcttgccttgcaagtacaaggccctgggttcgatccccagcaccgcaaaaaaaaaaaaaaaaagtatgggggGAGTGGGAAATGGgagttgtaggtcagtggtagagcactgccgAGTATGTGCCAGctctggggtggggggtgagccCACGTGTTGCTGAAGGCTGTGGGGAAACTGGAACCCTCACACGTGGCTTGTACAAATGTAAATGAAACAGCCACTtggaaaaaccaaaggccgaatgatctctctgacaggtggatgatgatacataacggggtgggagggaggcaagaatggaggaaggagggacggtatagagggaaatgagggctggggaggaaaataacagaatgagacaaacatcattaccctatgcacacgtatgattacgcaaatggtgcgactccgtgtacaaccagagaaacaagagttgtaccccatttgtgtacaatgaaccaaaataaaaattaaaaaagtttgGTAGTTTCTTTGAAAGTCTTAGTTTATGATGTATTGTTTACAAAAGGGCAAAAtacatcttgtttttattttcttacacttgctttgtcattaaatattttaataggcaTAATAGAAAGGGTTAAACATAATTTTGTAAACTACTAAGAAAATAAACCAAGTCTTGTTGAATATTAATGTACCATACCAGCTGGTTGGTTGGCTGATTTATTTttggaggattgaaccccaggcctgtGTATGCTAAGCATGCCTCTCTTACTGAACTACACCCTAGCCTATCATGTCAGTGCTTTGAAAATATAAGTGGCTTATTTTTCCATCCCAAACACAAAATTATATAGTGAAAATTTAATTCAACTGAGACTTGGCAGCTCCACAGCTTTAAATAAacatctgcattttcttttaaccAAAAATTAAGTTAATCATAAAGTTAATATATGACCCAGCAACTCTATTCCTAGAAGTTTaccagagagaaatgaaaatgtttgtcCATACTAAAACACATATAGGGCCGTGGTTGTGGCTGCGTGGTAGAGTGCctttctagcatgtgtgaggcactgggtttggtcctcagcaccacataaaaataaataaataaaataaaggtactgtgtccatctacaactaaaaaacttttaaagaacacgtaaatgttcacagcagcactgcATAACTAgttaattcatttgttcatcaaCTGGTGAATGGGTAAAAGTGGTaaatccatataatggaatactattcagcaattaAAGGAATGAACTGATACTACAACATGATGAGCCTCAAAAACGTTTTGCTACCTGAAAGAAGTCAGCTGCAAATGATAGCATTTAGATGAACTGTCTAGAAAAAGCAAGGTTACAGAGAGAGCATATCTATCTAGAGATGGAGGTTGAAGTAAAGAGTAACTGtactagggttggggatatagctcagttggtagagtgctttcctcacaagcacaagaccctgggttcagtccccagcactgcaaaagagtAACTGTACTTAAGCATGAGGGAACTTTTTGGGGTGATGAGTGTGTTCTAGAATTGGAACTGCTTTACAGATCAACCAAAATAGCCGAGTtgcacaatagccaagctatggaaacaacctaagagTTCTttagtggatgaatggataaagaaaatgtggtatacatacacaatggaatattacttagccataaagaagaatgaaataacatcatttactggtaaatggatggaactggagaatatcatgctaagcaaaataaaccgaTCCCAAAACACccaaagccaaatgttctctctgatttgtggatgctaacccaaaaaaggggtggggagggaaatattaaaaaaaccataggattagacaaagagaaaccaagggaagggagtggggaggggaataggaaagacagtagggttaattggacataactttcctagttttgtatttgaatacacTATACCAgggtaactctacatcatgtacaaccacaagagtagGATCCTAaatagagtaagttatactctatgtatgtataatttttcaaaatacattctactgtcatgttaaaaaaatagCTGGATTGTACAATTACAAGGGTGAGGTTTTAACAGAtcaatactattcagccttaaaaaaaaattctgtcactTAGAACAACATGATGagctcttaaaaatatatatactagcctggcacagtgacacacgcctgtaatcccagtggctcaggaggctaaggcaggaggatcatgaattcaaaaccagcctcagcaaaagcaaggcactaagtaacttagatcctgtctctaaataaaatataaaaatagggctggggatgtggttcggtcatcgagtgcccctgagttcaatccccagtgccaaaaaaaaaactattggaaacaactttttaaaattttaaaatgcatttataatagcataaaaatatGAAGTACTTTGGAATAAATGTGACCAAAGAGGTGCAAAAACTATATATTAAAAGCTActtaaggggctggagttgtgctcagtggtagagcgcttccctcacatgtgtgaggcactgggtttgatcctcagcacataaaaataaataaataaaataaaggtattgtgtccatctacaattaaataaaaagctactcaaaacatttttgaaaaaaatgaagaaaacagacaaTTCATGCCTAGGACCTCAAAGAATCAATACTTACAAGATGGCAGCCTTTCCCAAATTCAAATTCCATCATTTACAACAACATAAATGGCTTTAGaaatcattatgctaagtgaaataagccaacacAGCCCAGATCAAAATtctcaaagacttttttttagaAATTGGCAAGCTTATCCTAATATCATATAGAAATAGGAAAACTGGCTATCTACATACAGAGGAATCAAAATCGGTCCCTTTTGTTACCCTTTATACaagaatcaaatcaaaatggaccaaagacttaAAAGCAAGACCTGAAACCataaaattactagaagaaaacaacaGATTAGCTACCAGGCATTGGTGCCAGCAATGATTTCTTGCATATGACCCCAAAGCACaggtaacaaaagcaaaactgGACAAGCTGGGTTACATCACAGTAAAAAGCTGCATGGCAGAGGAAACCAACAGCGGAGAGACCTCCTTCCGGTTGGAGATTATACATCAGTTAAGGGGCTTATCTTCAAAACATGAAAGGAACTCAAACACTCAGTTACAAGAAAACAACCCTATTAAATACGGgcaaaagggctggggctgtcgCTCcatggcagagcgcttgcctcgcatgtgtgaggcactgggttcgatcctcagcaccacataaaaataaacaaataaaataaaagcaatctgtccatctacaactacaaaaattaaaaaataaaaacaggcgaAGGCCCTGAACAGATATGTGTTCAAAAAGAAGacgtgctggggctggggttgtggcttagtggtagaacacttgcctagcatgtgtgaggcactgggtttgattctcagcactgcatataaaatgaaaaataaaggtccatcaacaactaaaaaaaaaggaagacgtGCAAAAGACCCAACAGGTCTACagggaaaaaatgttcagcatcactaatcagagaaatgaaaaccagaacCACAATGAAGATATCACCTCACTCCTGGTACAATGGTTATTTGcccaaaaaatgaaagataagtgttggcaaagatgcagagaaaaaggaCCCCGTATAcgctgttggtgggaatgtaatttTATACAGCCTTCTTGAAAgacagtatagaggttcctcaacaaaCTGAAAGTAAAGTTACCGTATGAGCTAGCAAtcccatttctgggtatatatatTCAGAGgaactaaaatcagtatgttAAGAGAGATGTATACACAtggtagcattattcacaatagccaaaatatggaaacagCCTAAGTGGCAATCAacacaaatggataaaaataaatgtgctctaaatacacaatggaatactttaaaaacaaaattctatcatttacaacaacatggatgacTTTGGAAATCATtgtactaagtaaaataagccaagcacagaaaggCAAATATCACGTGATCTCATGTATACACGGAATCTGAAAATTTGAACTCACAGGGGTAGAAGGTAGAATAGAGGTTATcagaagctggggatgtggtgcatGGGCAGGGAAAAGGTACAGTTTCAGGAGGAGAAAGTTCTGGTGATTTATGGCACACAAGGAAACTATAGTTAATTATAAAGTACATGTTaggctgggtgtagctcaggactcaagcatttgcctagcatgtgtgaggccctgggttcaatcttctgtgctgcaaaataataacaacatataCTTCAAGGTTGCTAAGAAtggattttaagtgttctcatcacaaagaaatggtaaGTATGTGAGATGAGGTGTTAACTAACCTAATTTGCCCATTTCACAATTTATAAATGTATCACcttgtatcccataaatatataccatttttgtcaattagaaataaaagaaagtgggtgcagtgacacacatctgtaatcccagcaactcaggaggctgacgcaggaggttcaaagctagcctcagctacttagcatgaggccctaagcaacttagtgagaccctgtctcaaaataaaaaaacataaaaaagggttgtggatgcagctcagtggttaagtgcccctgggttcactccccagtaccaagaaaaaataaataaattttatatagaaatacaaagaatCTAGATTAGTTTTTTGTGgtttgaggttttttgttttgttttgtttcactctGCTGGAGTTAGAACCTCaagcctcatgcatgcaaggcaagagctctatcaccCATCTGCATCCCCCATCctgaaatgcttttttaaaaaatattttagttctagatggacacaacacctttatttttatgtggtgctgaggatcaaacccagtgcctcacacatgctagccatgtgctctaccactgagccacaaccccagcccctgaaatgcttttgaaaaagaACACAGTTAGAGGAATAGCCCTATATGTACCCTGATAGATTCAAAGAATGATTCTATGGCCCATATGTGGCACTATCACTCAGAGATATATCCCTTCTGGACACTGGGCACAGACATGTCCCAGAATGTTCTCAGCAGCGGTTTTTACTGAAGCAACCCACACCCAGCCTGTGAGTGGAGGATTTGTTACATCAAGCTGCAACACAGCTGTTGAAACTGGGTCTAGAGTGTTGGCAAACTCCACCTGTTTATCTGTAGTTTTATCAGGATATAACCATAGCTTTTTGCTTTTTGTGCTGCAAAGACTGAGCTGAGGAGTTGTGATGGAGACTTACATGGCCTGCAaacctaaaatattaatttctggCCATTTACGGGAAAGTTTGATAATTCCAGGTCAAATCTGCATgtatattaaaatgaagaaaaacagtgaaaaaatacaagataaagaATACCATGCAGAAACCCCTGCCTCACTCACCCACTgtcacttccctctgcctgggctgAGTTGGCAGCATTGCCCCCCCCCCTCATTTGGGATAAACTGAGGTGACAGTGCTGGGGCTGAGGGCAGCCACATCCGACCCCATCGTGCAGGTTTGCCGGGGTGCTGTGTGGGATCAAGCCCCTTCCCTTCTGTGGCTTCCAGATCCTACTTAGGCCACGAGAGGTTAGCCTGGTTGAGCCCCAGGGATCTAGGACTTCAAGTGTGGAATCAGCTGGGCTgagccctccccagcccaggagaggGTGACTGGGGGGTCCCCTACCTGCCCGCTGTAAAACAGGTCCCATTCGCAGCGCCGATGGTCGAAAACGCCACAAAAAGCGGAACGACCCACGCGGCGGGGTAGAGAACGCGGTCACCAAATGTCTGGCAGGGGAAGCAAAATGAATCTTGAGGATCTTCCACGGCCTCCGGGAGCCGCTGGTCCAAAAGAGCTACTGTGCCCTCCCAGAAGACCCAGGTCCCCCTCTCCTCGTTGGGCACAGCCTCTGGGACTCACTCTACTGGAGCGGGAGGTGGAAATCCTCTTGGGAGTATCTCAAGATTTGGGTGGTGACAGAAGTCGCTGACCAACCACCTCGGGCATCGTTCTTAGTCATCCCACTGTCCAGCCGAGTAGGAGCGCCCTTGACCCCTCATTCAAAATGACCTTGCCCTCCCCCCACCTCAGCCACGGTTCTCCTGGTTAGCGACCTCATCGTTAAACAAAACTGCATCTACTCCATACTCCGAGCCCCATCACCTCCTCCTCTGTTTCTAACTCATTTCCTGGGCCGCCAATCCACATGGCCTCCAGCGCATGACCCCGCCCACGTTTCCAGTCCCTGGTGCCCGCCACCTCTCATCCTGCCTTCCCCTCTTGCTCAGCTCAACCTCCCACAGTCCAGTCATTATAATCACTTCCTTCAGcattcctcctctgcttccttttgTCTGTCAAACCCCAAATTTGGTTCAAtccagccctgccctccagccACATGCTGCCCCCATACCTGGGCAACTAGGGAGCTAGGGAGGAAAAGCCCACCACCTGCTGACAATCTCCCTAATTCCAGGCCTCTCCCTTCAGGTGGGTAGGTTCCTGATCTGTTCAGTCCCCCGGTCTCCTGAATGACTTTTCCTTCTCACAAACCACAGCCCCTTCTCACCAGCACTCACCACGGCCACCGCCTGGGACTGCAGGAGTTCCGTTGGGGTCATCACAGTGAAGTAGGCAATGTTCATGAGGATGTAGCACACTGTCACCAGAGGGATCCCAATGACAATAGCCAGGGGCAGGTTTCTGGGAGGGACGGTGACATGGGGACATAGGGTCAGGTAAGACTGTCATTTTTGTCCAGCTCTTCCCTCTGGCtgccctccacctgctccacGTCTGAGCCCACCCACGCCAGGGATGTGGTTAGCACAGCCCCAGCAGCGATGAGACATACTCAAATGGGAATTTTCCCTCTTACACCCCAGAGCAGTCAAATTCAATTGTTTAAAGTAAAATGAGCCAGAGATAAAGGGAGTTCAAGTTCTTCCTTCCCCTTAGTGACCATTCCAGGGCCCCAAACAAAGCCAGCTCTAATGGGTGCATAATGAGCACCCATTAGAATGTATGGGAGCATATATTCTgggctgggagtgcagctcagggatagagcgcttgcctggcatgaggccctgggttttgtgCCTAGTTCTGCAAAAAAGGCAAAACCTGGCATTGGGTGGTGGGATAATGGGAGAAAGCAGCATCACTCTTTGCCTGGGAGGGGAGAAGTTCGCTTTCACACACATCATGCCCTGCTTTCTTACCTGAAAGGGTTTCTAAGTTCTTCTGTGATATAATTGAGTTGAttcctggaggaggaaaaaaaaaaaagtaaacaagggTGACATGTTACTTGACTTTCTTGGCTAAGACTGTGAAACACACAGTAATAAATGTCAGCCTCATTTACGATTCTCCACCACAGAGAGCTCTGCTGCAAGAATGCTCCGGCTCTTTCTTTCTGGGAAGCCCTGGTGGCCCTTCCAAGACCTACTCGTTTGTCCGTTGGTCATGACTTTGCCCTCCACAGGAATCACATGAATTTTCAAGAATGTCCAGGAGTAGTGAGTCTCCAGGGTACTTTGAAAAAACTGAGAGACTGTTTGTCTAAAAAGGAGATGAAACTCACAACTGCTAGGCCAAAAGGACAGGCCTGCGCGTGGATGGCCATACTTCTTCCGTAAGCAACACAAGTATAATCTCACAAGCTGGTATTTTCGAGGTTTAAATAGAAGTGCCATTGAATATGCTCGGCCTGGTCAAGTGCAGGGCAGCCCTGGCTGCCTGGCATTCGACTGAGCTTTTGTTTGCCTGCTGAAGATTCTGCAAGGGGCTCACCACTACCTGCCCACCAGGTGCTTGGACAGGGCTAGTGCCGTGTCCAGGACTAGGAAAGAGGCAGGTGATTGGTGTCCCTGGGGTCTCAGGCGATAGAAAGGTCAGGGATCGGGAGCTATACCAAAGGGAAATGTAAAGGTGAGTTTTAGAGTCCCACCAAACCCCAGAAAGGAGAGGCCTTCGTTTTCCATGAGAGTTGAATCAAAGCAGACTTAGGACATCTCAGGAGGGCCTTACCAGCCGTCATACGCCCAGAGTCCATTGTAAAATGCCAGAGTGATGCTTCCCACAGATACTTTCGTGCCCTcgaaagaattttcaaaattctttgtatttcctgTAATTAATCGAAACAGTGGAGAGTGGGTGTCAGCTGACCACATCTCGACTTTGCACTCCCCTCTATGAAAAAGAAGGACACGACTCGTGACCCCAGGTTATAAAACAAACTGAGGAGCCAGCCACCTACAGCTTCTTTCTGTGCATTCCTGCCAGGCTCAGACGCACACTCCTGTGCAGGACTGTTTCCAAAGAAAAGGAGGCGTGTGCTGGGGCCGCGCCCACCCTCCCGCCCTGCTGCCGCTCACCTTGAGCCAGGAGGACAAGTccactgatgatgatgatggccacgatCACCAGCTTGGCTGCCGTGAAGAAATTCTGCACATAGCTGCCGAGTCGCACGCTCAGGGCATTCACTGTCGTGATGAACACTGGGAGGGGCCAGAACCCGGTGACGTTCTGTGCTTATGGTTTTTCCCAAGGCCCTGGGAAGTCTCTCACTTCCCACTTCCACGTCCCCTCCCCACCACGCGGAACACAGAGAGGGCAAATCCAAGCAAGGGAGTTGAAAATGCACTTGGTAAGGAGCTTTGCCATCCAGCTGGGCTGCCCCAGAGGATGATGGAGAAGCAGCCGGCCCTGTGCCAAGAATGCTGAGCTGCAGGGTAGCCCTCAGCAGCCGCTGGCAGGCCCAGGGACTTCTTGGCACTAGCAGGAATGGCCCAGTCTGTCCTACTCTCACCAGTGCCTCCAGAGCCCAGTGGGACTCTTTCTGGGTGTGGAGGAGCTGGGACCAGAGTCCCCGATCGCTACCTGTGCCAGCTTTCCTAGCCCTCACTGGGACTCCAGCCGCGGGTACTCACAGATCGCAGCTGCGGCCAGGCACTTAACGACAGTTACAGGAGGCTTGCAGCCTGAGTAGAAGGGCGCACACACATACtcagagaagctgaggcagatgATGGCAAAGGACGAAGGCTTCATGACGATCAGGCTGGTCCAGGAGAAGAGGTAGGCAGGAATGGGGCCAAAGGCCTCCATCAGGTAGGGGTACTCGCCCCCCGACTTGGTGATCATCGTGCCAAGTTCTGCAAAGCACAGAGCACCTGGAACACAGATAGGAAGGGTCACCCGGTCCTCTTGGGAGGCGTTGCCCTAGTCCCAAGGAGCCTCCCTCCCTTGGGgagctgtgctcacagaggctcACCACATCCTCTCGTGACAGACGACCTAGAGTTTGGACCGCTGGATATTTAGTTGTAGCCCAGTGTGCCCGTATTTGCCATATGTGCATTTAAAGTGAACCCAGCAACAGCAAAGAGAGTGCTGTGTGTGTCCCCACATTTGACAAGAAGGGGTCTACAGTGAGCAGGGTCTTTGTTACCCAGTGTTGCGAGGATCCCACAGGCTGCCCATATGATGAGACAGGGTCCCACAGTTTCCGTGTTGCTGAGCACAGACTTGGGGGAGATGAAGATCCCAGAACCGATGATGGTGCCCACGATGATACAGATGCCACTGACCAGGCCCACCTGGGATGCGCAAGAAGGAAGAAGGGTCAATGCTGCCATCCCAGAGGTCGTAGGAACCAGGGGCAATCCCCCAACACCCATTTATGGCCAGGGCAGTGGATGGCACATCTGGGCACATCTACCTGTGCTGGCCCTGTGCTAACAGCAGGACAGTTCCCGGGATTTTGCTTGTATTGAAAAGATTAATCCTCACGACAGCCTCCTGAGGTGTTGATACGATGCCACCCCCGTTTTACTCTTGCCCAGGGTTAACAGGTGGGGCAGATCTGGCTCAGGTTGCATGCTGCAAACCAGTTCCCAGACAACCCTCCCCGGAAAGGCTCATTTAACAAACAGGTCAGCACCAAGGCCCCTGGGAGACACCACTTAGCTGGGCAGGATAGAAAGGATTTCTCCACCAAGCAGACTGTGGTCAGCACTTGGAGTCCTGGCCCGAAGAGCCACGTCAGCAACTGAGACCTCCCAGGGACAGAAACCCTGGGGGACTGAGAAACTTCCTGTGGTGCCATTGTGTAGGGCAGGGCGTGGGCTTTCTAAGAACAACACCCAGCTCAAGCACATGCTGCACGATTACATCCCCATTCAGTTCAAGAACAGCACAAATGAATCCACAGTAATAGAAATTCAGgattggggtggggtggaggggtcCTGCCTTGAAAGGAGCAAGAGGGAGCTTTCGGGGTGATGCATTTATCAAAACTTTTCAAACTGAGCACTAAAGATCTGCATGCTTcactttatgtaaattatatgcTAATGAGGGGTGTGCTTTTATAAAGGGGAACAAATTCTTAACTCAAGCTGCTACTCATAACTTCAGCCCTTGAAAGCTACCCAGGCCTGATCTCCAGAGTGGGTAGTGAACAATGCACGGGTTAGACCAAGATTAGATCCCAGAGGGTGAGGAAGGTCCCAGTGCAGGCTGGCTGCCCACAGGACTTGACACACACAAGAAGGGTCTTCAGCCTCAGGGCCTGCCCAGCAAGATGGCAGGACAGCCTgagctcttctcttcctcctcctcttcttcctcctctgcctctgctcctggctgGTGGTTTTGCTCACTAATGTCTCTTGCCCCACTCCCATCCCAGAATCCTTTCTCTTGCTGGGTTCTGATTTGGACACGGTCAGCCATTCCACCTATTGCTGTCCAAATGAGTTTAGAACGTGCCTGGGGTTTGTTTAGGTGTGCTGTGTGGCTGAAGGGCCACAGGGTTCCGGGGGGACATCACTGGAATCAGTCCTGAGACTGGCAGAGAGGGAGAGTGTTGCTGCGAGTTCCTGGCTCCTGCCTTGCTGGACTGTTCCAAGACAGAGTGGGCAGCTGCTGGAGGTCCTACAACTCTCTCCACTACAGATGTTCAAGCATGTGAGGATCAGATATTTGGCGGAGACACTATAGAGGAAACTCAACATCAGAAGACCTTCTCTGACTGCCTGGTAAAGGCCACCCATTTGAGCAAATACTGGAACCTCCACATGCTTGCCCAGTGCATGGAAGCACGTACATGAACTTCATGTATAAACTTCAGAGGAGTATGCTAGTTCACGCACCCACAAGAGGTAAGTCCAGAGAGCTGTTCGTTTTAAGATGCACTTTGCAAATCAAAAATCCTATCTTTTGGTTGCTTACTAGGGGTCAGTAGGGGCTTTGGTCCTTGCTGCCTGCCCCTCATTCAGACCTGACAACCTCccctacaacacacacacacacacacacacacacacacacacacacacacactcttacctCTTTCTGGAGACTTGTAGTCTTGGGTTCGTTACTCTGGATTGACTTCTCATCCTCTCTCCGTTTTCTCAGGCTTGTCTCCCCCATCTTTTCCTCCTGCTTGTCCCAGGAGGCTGCAAGGAGGGCATGGGCCGAATCTTGATTCAGCAAAAGTAGACAAGATGCAAAGGGAAGCTCAGCAAGGGCTCATCTGGACTAGTGCATCTGGGCAGTGGGATCTGACTCCCAAAGCAAATCATTTACTCCTGTCTCAGGAGAGAATAGGGGCCAGTCCCTTAGGGACAGTTTGCTCAGTCCCAGGATTAAAAATGAGTCATTGATATTGTTCAGGCTGTGGGCAAGAAGTCTCTTATCTTTCTCAAATCTCAGGTACTTGCTTTGCACCCATCTTGTTAGGCCCCCAGGCTCCTGGCTCCTGCCACATCATTGTCTCTTATTCCTCAGCCATGACATGCTTGAAACTCACTCTACCTCCATGGTCCAGCTTcagttttcaaaagtaaaaagaaacagctTAATTTACTTTATGGAATATACTCAATGGAATCAAGGCCAAGGCAAGGATGGCTTTCCCACacttccttctcaattttaagacaTCTCACGCTTAACAGATCCACAGCTTCAGTGAGTGAtgcaggaatgaaaaaaaaaaattgctgagggAAACCAGTGCAAGGAGGAATTAGGAGATGGGCATACACTTTCCCTAAAGAAATTCTCTGTCCAGGTCCCTTCAAGAGAGCAGGGAGCCTTACCTTTCTCCTTGACCTTGCAGAGccaggagagctgccagcctaaCTGATCGCCTGCGTCTGTACAGTTGAGCCCTAAGAAGGGCCATGTCTTGTGCCCAGGAGTAGAGGGAGCCAGAAGGTACAGAGGTCAACAGAGGTAATTATTAAAcactcccactttttttttctcccagcaATGAAACTTAGATACACCACATGGAAAAGGGAGGACCAAGCAAGCCAGCTTCTCTCCAAAAAGTACTTTTTTGTTCGtttatgtaaaaaaagaaaagaaaacaaaacaaaacaaaaatatatttggccAGAGCAACTACATCCTGTAAGGGAAAATCTCTGCATAGAGTAGAAGTCCAGCTTGCTTTCCTCTTTGGGAATCAGGAGATAAACTTTGGAACCAACTATTTTATTACCCTAATaggctatatatatataactcaACTGTGTGTGGCACTTGACAACTGT contains:
- the Slc7a9 gene encoding B(0,+)-type amino acid transporter 1 codes for the protein MGETSLRKRREDEKSIQSNEPKTTSLQKEVGLVSGICIIVGTIIGSGIFISPKSVLSNTETVGPCLIIWAACGILATLGALCFAELGTMITKSGGEYPYLMEAFGPIPAYLFSWTSLIVMKPSSFAIICLSFSEYVCAPFYSGCKPPVTVVKCLAAAAILFITTVNALSVRLGSYVQNFFTAAKLVIVAIIIISGLVLLAQGNTKNFENSFEGTKVSVGSITLAFYNGLWAYDGWNQLNYITEELRNPFRNLPLAIVIGIPLVTVCYILMNIAYFTVMTPTELLQSQAVAVTFGDRVLYPAAWVVPLFVAFSTIGAANGTCFTAGRLIYVAGREGHMLKVLSYISVRRLTPAPAIIFYGIIATIYIIPGDINSLVNYFSFAAWLFYGMTILGLIVMRFTRKDLERPIKVPIFIPILVTLIAVFLVLAPIISKPAWEYLYCVVFILSGLIFYFLFVYYKFGWAQKISKPVTMYLQMLMEVVPPEKELE